From the Saccharobesus litoralis genome, one window contains:
- a CDS encoding urease subunit beta: protein MIPGEIKTDAGEHELNQGREKIQVQVTNQGDRPIQVGSHYHFAETNRALSFDREKATGYRLNITAGTAVRFEPGQQREVQLVAFAGKREVYGFRGEVMGKLEETEGNS, encoded by the coding sequence ATGATCCCAGGTGAAATTAAAACCGACGCTGGTGAGCATGAGCTCAATCAAGGTCGTGAAAAAATTCAAGTACAAGTCACTAACCAAGGTGACCGCCCCATTCAAGTAGGCTCGCATTACCATTTTGCCGAAACCAATCGCGCATTGAGCTTTGACCGCGAAAAAGCCACAGGCTATCGCTTAAACATTACAGCCGGAACGGCGGTGCGTTTCGAGCCAGGTCAACAACGTGAAGTTCAACTTGTCGCTTTTGCCGGCAAACGAGAGGTTTACGGATTTCGTGGCGAAGTCATGGGCAAACTAGAAGAAACAGAAGGAAATAGCTAA
- a CDS encoding urease subunit gamma, which translates to MDLLPREKDKLLIFTAALLAERRLNRGLKLNYPEAMAYITMEIIEGARDGKTVAELMDYGRTLLTSEQVMDGIADLIPEVQVEATFPDGTKLVTVHNPIV; encoded by the coding sequence ATGGATTTATTACCTAGAGAAAAAGACAAATTACTTATTTTTACTGCTGCACTATTAGCCGAGCGTCGCTTAAACCGTGGTTTAAAGCTTAATTACCCCGAGGCCATGGCTTATATCACGATGGAAATCATTGAAGGCGCGCGCGATGGTAAAACAGTTGCCGAGTTAATGGATTACGGTCGCACCTTGTTAACTAGCGAGCAAGTAATGGATGGCATAGCTGACCTTATCCCAGAGGTGCAAGTTGAAGCCACCTTCCCTGACGGCACCAAGCTAGTCACCGTTCATAACCCTATAGTGTAA